The genomic stretch ATAAATAAAGGGCGCCCTCGGGCGTTAAATAAGGCGGCGGGGGCCCTGTGGGGACGTCACGGGGGTGGGGACGGGAGGGTCCCGGCCGCGTGCCCCCCCCGGCGGCTCAGGAACTGGAGGTTGATGCTGGCCTCGGGGACCAGCAGGGTGCGGGTCATGGGCCTCACCGGGGCACCCCCGGGCTCCGGGCGCACCTCGAAGCGCAGCAGGATCTGCGGGAGGAAAAAGGGTGAGGGacgggggggacatgggggggacagggatgggacAGGGGGACGCAGGGATGGAGGGGCTGGAGAAGatgggggggacacggggacggagagggcacgtggggacagacgGGGGGGACaaaggggacagggacacagaTGGAAAGGATGGAGAAGATACGGAGACACAAGGACGTGGGGACGCGAGGACGGAAGGGACGTGGGGATGCAGGGACGGAGGTGACACGGGGACACCGACCTGCGCCAGGGCCAGGTGGATCTCCAGCTCGGCCAGGCGGCGGCCGACGCAGCTGCGTTTGCCCACGCCGAAGGGCAGCGAGGCGAAGGGGTGGTGCGTGGGGCCGCGGCGCAGCCACCGCTCCGGCCGGAAGGCGTCGGGCGCCGGGAAGAAGCGGCCGTCGCGGGAGGCAGCGTAGTGGCACAGGGTGATGAGGGTCTGGGGGACGCAGGCAGGGAGgtgaggggggcggggggcggccgggaccacccccccccgccccagcacCGCGTCCCCCTCCCGGGCGCGTCCCCGCGCTCACCTTGCGGGGCACCAGGAAGTCGCCCACGCGGATGTCTCGGTCGGGGACCACGCGGGCGTTGCTGGGGATGACGGGGTAGAGCCTGCGGGGGGACGGCGGGGGGGTGTCAGGGGGTGCCACCGCCCCGCCCCCGTCGTCCCCATCGTCCCCGCGCTCACCTCAGCGTCTCCTTGACCACGGCTTTCAGCAGGGGCATGCGGGCCAGCGCGGCCGCGGGGGGCTCGTGGCCGGG from Oxyura jamaicensis isolate SHBP4307 breed ruddy duck unplaced genomic scaffold, BPBGC_Ojam_1.0 oxyUn_random_OJ69017, whole genome shotgun sequence encodes the following:
- the LOC118159246 gene encoding 25-hydroxyvitamin D-1 alpha hydroxylase, mitochondrial-like, whose translation is MPLLKAVVKETLRLYPVIPSNARVVPDRDIRVGDFLVPRKTLITLCHYAASRDGRFFPAPDAFRPERWLRRGPTHHPFASLPFGVGKRSCVGRRLAELEIHLALAQILLRFEVRPEPGGAPVRPMTRTLLVPEASINLQFLSRRGGHAAGTLPSPPP